In Mauremys reevesii isolate NIE-2019 linkage group 16, ASM1616193v1, whole genome shotgun sequence, a single window of DNA contains:
- the TSHZ3 gene encoding teashirt homolog 3 isoform X2 codes for MEPDENAIDGEPSAKYVCPEKDYSKNCQSYQNSPAAEFSSHEMDSESHISETSDRMADFESSSIKNEEESKEVAIPLEDSAVSDSLEQMKAVYNNFLSNSYWSNLNLNLHQPTSEKNNGSSSSSSSSSSSCGSGSFDWHQTAMAKTLQQVSQSRILPEPSLFSTVQLYRQSSKLYGSIFTGASKFRCKDCSAAYDTLVELTVHMNETGHYRDDNHETDNNNPKRWSKPRKRSLLEMEGKEDAQKVLKCMYCGHSFESLQDLSVHMIKTKHYQKVPLKEPVTPVAAKIIPATRKKASLELELPSSPDSTGGTPKATISDTNDALQKNANPYITPNNRYGHQNGASYAWHFEARKSQILKCMECGSSHDTLQELTAHMMVTGHFIKVTNSAMKKGKPIIEAPVTPTITALLDEKVQSVPLAATTFTSPSNTPSSVSPKLNVEVKKEVDKERGIADDKMKEKEKSNEDEEKYDISSKYHYLTENDLEESPKGGLDILKSLENTVTSAINKAQNGTPSWGGYPSIHAAYQLPNMMKLSLGSSGKSTPLKSMFGNNEIVSPTKNQPLLSPPSSQTSPVPKTNFHAMEELVKKVTEKVIKVEEKMKEPEGKLSPVKRATPSPCSSEISEPLKMDASNDGGFKSQQNSPIPQRDSCKDSPTIEPVENGKEPVKSIASTLSSSTAIITDHPPEQPFVNPLSALQSVMNIHLGKAAKPSLPALDPMSMLFKMSNSLAEKAAVATPPLQCKKTDHLDRYFYHVNNDQPIDLTKGKSDKSCSLGSALLSSTSTSSASSSSTVTTAKTSAVVSFMSNSPLRENALSDISDMLKNLTESHTSKSSTPSSISEKSDIDGTTIEEPEETTPAQKRKGRQSNWNPQHLLILQAQFAASLRQTSEGKYIMSDLSPQERMHISRFTGLSMTTISHWLANVKYQLRRTGGTKFLKNLDTGHPVFFCNDCASQIRTPSTYISHLESHLGFRLRDLSKLSNEQINNQIAQTKSPSEKLVTSSPEEEIGTSYQCKLCNRTFASKHAVKLHLSKTHGKSPEDHLLYVSELEKQ; via the coding sequence ATGGAACCTGATGAAAATGCAATTGATGGGGAACCTTCAGCAAAATATGTGTGCCCGGAAAAAGACTACAGTAAAAACTGCCAGAGCTACCAAAACTCTCCAGCTGCTGAATTTTCCAGCCATGAAATGGACAGTGAGTCACACATCAGTGAGACAAGTGACCGCATGGCAGATTTTGAAAGCAGCTCTATCAAAAACGAGGAGGAGAGCAAGGAAGTTGCAATACCACTTGAAGATTCTGCTGTATCTGATAGTTTAGAACAAATGAAAGCCGTATATAATAACTTCCTTTCCAATTCCTACTGGTCCAATCTCAATTTGAATCTCCACCAGCCGACTTCAGAAAAAAACAACggtagcagcagcagtagcagcagcagcagcagcagttgtggAAGTGGTAGCTTTGACTGGCATCAGACTGCTATGGCAAAGACACTGCAGCAAGTTTCTCAGAGCAGAATTCTTCCTGAACCAAGTCTTTTTAGCACAGTTCAGTTGTACAGACAAAGCAGTAAGCTTTATGGCTCTATATTTACTGGAGCCAGTAAATTCCGTTGTAAAGACTGTAGTGCTGCCTATGACACTTTAGTAGAATTAACAGTGCACATGAATGAAACAGGACATTATCGAGATGACAACCATGAAACTGATAACAATAACCCTAAAAGATGGTCCAAACCTCGTAAACGTTCTTTGCTTGAAATGGAAGGGAAAGAAGATGCCCAGAAAGTATTAAAGTGTATGTATTGTGGCCATTCATTTGAATCTCTTCAGGACTTGAGTGTTCATatgatcaaaacaaaacactaccAAAAAGTGCCTCTGAAGGAACCTGTTACACCTGTAGCAGCAAAAATTATCCCAGCTACTAGAAAAAAAGCGTCACTGGAACTTGAACTTCCAAGTTCTCCAGATTCCACAGGTGGGACACCAAAAGCAACAATCTCGGACACCAATGACGCGCTACAAAAGAATGCAAATCCTTACATTACGCCAAATAATCGTTACGGTCACCAGAATGGTGCCAGCTATGCTTGGCATTTTGAGGCAAGGAAATCACAAATTCTCAAATGCATGGAGTGTGGAAGTTCCCATGATACTTTGCAAGAACTCACTGCCCACATGATGGTGACAGGACATTTTATAAAAGTCACCAACTCTGCCATGAAGAAAGGGAAGCCAATTATAGAAGCCCCCGTGACGCCAACAATAACAGCTCTACTAGATGAAAAAGTACAGTCTGTGCCACTCGCAGCCACCACTTTTACATCTCCCTCCAACACGCCTTCTAGTGTCTCCCCAAAATTGAATGTTGAAGtaaaaaaagaagtagataaaGAGAGAGGGATTGCTGATgataaaatgaaagagaaagagaagtCAAATGAAGATGAGGAAAAGTATGATATATCCTCAAAATATCATTATTTGACTgaaaatgacctggaagaaagccCTAAAGGGGGGCTAGATATTTTAAAGTCTTTAGAAAACACAGTAACATCAGCTATAAACAAAGCCCAGAATGGTACACCAAGCTGGGGTGGCTACCCCAGTATTCATGCTGCCTACCAGCTACCTAATATGATGAAGCTGTCGTTGGGTTCATCAGGAAAAAGTACACCCTTAAAATCTATGTTTGGAAACAATGAAATAGTGTCGCCGACTAAAAACCAGCCCTTACTGTCGCCACCAAGCAGTCAAACCTCCCCTGTGCCAAAAACGAACTTTCATGCCATGGAAGAACTGGTAAAGAAAGTCACTGAGAAAGTGATTAAAGTTGAGGAAAAAATGAAAGAACCTGAAGGAAAACTGTCTCCAGTGAAACGCGCGACACCTTCGCCATGCAGCAGCGAAATCAGTGAACCCCTCAAAATGGATGCCTCCAACGATGGTGGTTTTAAAAGCCAACAGAACAGCCCAATTCCTCAGAGGGATAGTTGCAAGGATAGTCCAACTATAGAACCAGTGGAAAATGGTAAAGAGCCTGTAAAGTCAATTGCAAGTACATTAAGCAGCAGCACAGCTATTATTACAGATCATCCTCCTGAACAACCATTTGTAAATCCATTAAGTGCACTGCAGTCTGTCATGAATATTCATCTCGGAAAAGCAGCAAAGCCATCTTTGCCTGCTCTGGATCCAATGAGCATGCTTTTTAAAATGAGCAACAGTTTGGCAGAAAAAGCTGCAGTGGCCACCCCACCTTTGCAGTGCAAAAAAACAGACCACTTAGACCGTTATTTTTATCATGTCAACAATGACCAACCCATAGATTTGACGAAAGGCAAGAGTGACAAAAGCTGCTCTTTGGGTTCAGCGCTTTTGTCATCCACATCAACATCTTCTGCATCTTCTTCATCTACAGTGACAACAGCAAAGACATCTGCAGTCGTGTCATTCATGTCAAACTCGCCGCTACGCGAGAATGCCTTGTCAGATATATCTGATATGCTGAAGAACCTGACAGAAAGTCACACATCAAAATCTTCCACACCTTCCAGCATATCTGAGAAATCTGACATTGATGGTACCACAATAGAGGAACCAGAAGAGACTACACCAGCTCAGAAAAGGAAGGGACGTCAGTCTAACTGGAACCCTCAGCACTTGCTCATTCTGCAGGCCCAGTTTGCAGCCAGTTTACGACAGACATCAGAGGGAAAATACATTATGTCAGACTTGAGCCCTCAAGAAAGGATGCACATTTCAAGGTTTACGGGACTCTCAATGACCACAATTAGCCACTGGCTAGCCAATGTGAAATACCAGCTCCGAAGGACGGGAGGAACTAAGTTCCTTAAAAATTTGGACACTGGGCATCCAGTGTTCTTTTGTAATGACTGTGCTTCACAGATCAGAACTCCTTCAACTTATATCAGTCACCTTGAATCACATCTAGGTTTCAGGTTAAGAGACCTGTCCAAACTGTCTAATGAACAGATTAACAATCAGATAGCACAAACAAAGTCACCATCTGAAAAACTGGTGACATCATCCCCAGAGGAAGAAATTGGAACTTCCTATCAGTGTAAACTTTGTAACAGGACTTTTGCAAGCAAGCATGCTGTGAAACTTCATCTTAGTAAAACACATGGGAAGTCACCAGAGGATCATCTTCTGTATGTTTCGGAGTTAGAGAAGCAGTAG
- the TSHZ3 gene encoding teashirt homolog 3 isoform X1 codes for MPRRKQQAPRRAAAYVSDELKAAALVEEDMEPDENAIDGEPSAKYVCPEKDYSKNCQSYQNSPAAEFSSHEMDSESHISETSDRMADFESSSIKNEEESKEVAIPLEDSAVSDSLEQMKAVYNNFLSNSYWSNLNLNLHQPTSEKNNGSSSSSSSSSSSCGSGSFDWHQTAMAKTLQQVSQSRILPEPSLFSTVQLYRQSSKLYGSIFTGASKFRCKDCSAAYDTLVELTVHMNETGHYRDDNHETDNNNPKRWSKPRKRSLLEMEGKEDAQKVLKCMYCGHSFESLQDLSVHMIKTKHYQKVPLKEPVTPVAAKIIPATRKKASLELELPSSPDSTGGTPKATISDTNDALQKNANPYITPNNRYGHQNGASYAWHFEARKSQILKCMECGSSHDTLQELTAHMMVTGHFIKVTNSAMKKGKPIIEAPVTPTITALLDEKVQSVPLAATTFTSPSNTPSSVSPKLNVEVKKEVDKERGIADDKMKEKEKSNEDEEKYDISSKYHYLTENDLEESPKGGLDILKSLENTVTSAINKAQNGTPSWGGYPSIHAAYQLPNMMKLSLGSSGKSTPLKSMFGNNEIVSPTKNQPLLSPPSSQTSPVPKTNFHAMEELVKKVTEKVIKVEEKMKEPEGKLSPVKRATPSPCSSEISEPLKMDASNDGGFKSQQNSPIPQRDSCKDSPTIEPVENGKEPVKSIASTLSSSTAIITDHPPEQPFVNPLSALQSVMNIHLGKAAKPSLPALDPMSMLFKMSNSLAEKAAVATPPLQCKKTDHLDRYFYHVNNDQPIDLTKGKSDKSCSLGSALLSSTSTSSASSSSTVTTAKTSAVVSFMSNSPLRENALSDISDMLKNLTESHTSKSSTPSSISEKSDIDGTTIEEPEETTPAQKRKGRQSNWNPQHLLILQAQFAASLRQTSEGKYIMSDLSPQERMHISRFTGLSMTTISHWLANVKYQLRRTGGTKFLKNLDTGHPVFFCNDCASQIRTPSTYISHLESHLGFRLRDLSKLSNEQINNQIAQTKSPSEKLVTSSPEEEIGTSYQCKLCNRTFASKHAVKLHLSKTHGKSPEDHLLYVSELEKQ; via the coding sequence CCTATGTTTCAGATGAACTGAAGGCTGCAGCACTCGTGGAGGAAGACATGGAACCTGATGAAAATGCAATTGATGGGGAACCTTCAGCAAAATATGTGTGCCCGGAAAAAGACTACAGTAAAAACTGCCAGAGCTACCAAAACTCTCCAGCTGCTGAATTTTCCAGCCATGAAATGGACAGTGAGTCACACATCAGTGAGACAAGTGACCGCATGGCAGATTTTGAAAGCAGCTCTATCAAAAACGAGGAGGAGAGCAAGGAAGTTGCAATACCACTTGAAGATTCTGCTGTATCTGATAGTTTAGAACAAATGAAAGCCGTATATAATAACTTCCTTTCCAATTCCTACTGGTCCAATCTCAATTTGAATCTCCACCAGCCGACTTCAGAAAAAAACAACggtagcagcagcagtagcagcagcagcagcagcagttgtggAAGTGGTAGCTTTGACTGGCATCAGACTGCTATGGCAAAGACACTGCAGCAAGTTTCTCAGAGCAGAATTCTTCCTGAACCAAGTCTTTTTAGCACAGTTCAGTTGTACAGACAAAGCAGTAAGCTTTATGGCTCTATATTTACTGGAGCCAGTAAATTCCGTTGTAAAGACTGTAGTGCTGCCTATGACACTTTAGTAGAATTAACAGTGCACATGAATGAAACAGGACATTATCGAGATGACAACCATGAAACTGATAACAATAACCCTAAAAGATGGTCCAAACCTCGTAAACGTTCTTTGCTTGAAATGGAAGGGAAAGAAGATGCCCAGAAAGTATTAAAGTGTATGTATTGTGGCCATTCATTTGAATCTCTTCAGGACTTGAGTGTTCATatgatcaaaacaaaacactaccAAAAAGTGCCTCTGAAGGAACCTGTTACACCTGTAGCAGCAAAAATTATCCCAGCTACTAGAAAAAAAGCGTCACTGGAACTTGAACTTCCAAGTTCTCCAGATTCCACAGGTGGGACACCAAAAGCAACAATCTCGGACACCAATGACGCGCTACAAAAGAATGCAAATCCTTACATTACGCCAAATAATCGTTACGGTCACCAGAATGGTGCCAGCTATGCTTGGCATTTTGAGGCAAGGAAATCACAAATTCTCAAATGCATGGAGTGTGGAAGTTCCCATGATACTTTGCAAGAACTCACTGCCCACATGATGGTGACAGGACATTTTATAAAAGTCACCAACTCTGCCATGAAGAAAGGGAAGCCAATTATAGAAGCCCCCGTGACGCCAACAATAACAGCTCTACTAGATGAAAAAGTACAGTCTGTGCCACTCGCAGCCACCACTTTTACATCTCCCTCCAACACGCCTTCTAGTGTCTCCCCAAAATTGAATGTTGAAGtaaaaaaagaagtagataaaGAGAGAGGGATTGCTGATgataaaatgaaagagaaagagaagtCAAATGAAGATGAGGAAAAGTATGATATATCCTCAAAATATCATTATTTGACTgaaaatgacctggaagaaagccCTAAAGGGGGGCTAGATATTTTAAAGTCTTTAGAAAACACAGTAACATCAGCTATAAACAAAGCCCAGAATGGTACACCAAGCTGGGGTGGCTACCCCAGTATTCATGCTGCCTACCAGCTACCTAATATGATGAAGCTGTCGTTGGGTTCATCAGGAAAAAGTACACCCTTAAAATCTATGTTTGGAAACAATGAAATAGTGTCGCCGACTAAAAACCAGCCCTTACTGTCGCCACCAAGCAGTCAAACCTCCCCTGTGCCAAAAACGAACTTTCATGCCATGGAAGAACTGGTAAAGAAAGTCACTGAGAAAGTGATTAAAGTTGAGGAAAAAATGAAAGAACCTGAAGGAAAACTGTCTCCAGTGAAACGCGCGACACCTTCGCCATGCAGCAGCGAAATCAGTGAACCCCTCAAAATGGATGCCTCCAACGATGGTGGTTTTAAAAGCCAACAGAACAGCCCAATTCCTCAGAGGGATAGTTGCAAGGATAGTCCAACTATAGAACCAGTGGAAAATGGTAAAGAGCCTGTAAAGTCAATTGCAAGTACATTAAGCAGCAGCACAGCTATTATTACAGATCATCCTCCTGAACAACCATTTGTAAATCCATTAAGTGCACTGCAGTCTGTCATGAATATTCATCTCGGAAAAGCAGCAAAGCCATCTTTGCCTGCTCTGGATCCAATGAGCATGCTTTTTAAAATGAGCAACAGTTTGGCAGAAAAAGCTGCAGTGGCCACCCCACCTTTGCAGTGCAAAAAAACAGACCACTTAGACCGTTATTTTTATCATGTCAACAATGACCAACCCATAGATTTGACGAAAGGCAAGAGTGACAAAAGCTGCTCTTTGGGTTCAGCGCTTTTGTCATCCACATCAACATCTTCTGCATCTTCTTCATCTACAGTGACAACAGCAAAGACATCTGCAGTCGTGTCATTCATGTCAAACTCGCCGCTACGCGAGAATGCCTTGTCAGATATATCTGATATGCTGAAGAACCTGACAGAAAGTCACACATCAAAATCTTCCACACCTTCCAGCATATCTGAGAAATCTGACATTGATGGTACCACAATAGAGGAACCAGAAGAGACTACACCAGCTCAGAAAAGGAAGGGACGTCAGTCTAACTGGAACCCTCAGCACTTGCTCATTCTGCAGGCCCAGTTTGCAGCCAGTTTACGACAGACATCAGAGGGAAAATACATTATGTCAGACTTGAGCCCTCAAGAAAGGATGCACATTTCAAGGTTTACGGGACTCTCAATGACCACAATTAGCCACTGGCTAGCCAATGTGAAATACCAGCTCCGAAGGACGGGAGGAACTAAGTTCCTTAAAAATTTGGACACTGGGCATCCAGTGTTCTTTTGTAATGACTGTGCTTCACAGATCAGAACTCCTTCAACTTATATCAGTCACCTTGAATCACATCTAGGTTTCAGGTTAAGAGACCTGTCCAAACTGTCTAATGAACAGATTAACAATCAGATAGCACAAACAAAGTCACCATCTGAAAAACTGGTGACATCATCCCCAGAGGAAGAAATTGGAACTTCCTATCAGTGTAAACTTTGTAACAGGACTTTTGCAAGCAAGCATGCTGTGAAACTTCATCTTAGTAAAACACATGGGAAGTCACCAGAGGATCATCTTCTGTATGTTTCGGAGTTAGAGAAGCAGTAG